The Alosa sapidissima isolate fAloSap1 chromosome 5, fAloSap1.pri, whole genome shotgun sequence genome has a window encoding:
- the LOC121708805 gene encoding claudin-3-like, translating into MSMGLEIGGIALGVIGWIIAIVCCALPMWRVSAFVGANIVTAQTIWEGLWMNCVVQSTGQMQCKVYDSMLALGSDLQAARAMTIISIILGVLGLLISIMGAKCTNCIEDEASKAKTMIVSGILFIIAGILMLIPVSWSADRTIKDFYNPLVPASTLRELGAALYIGWAAAALLIFGGAMLCCTCPPRERRYKAPKMAYTNPNSASVGGYDRKDYV; encoded by the coding sequence ATGTCGATGGGATTGGAGATCGGAGGCATTGCTCTGGGTGTCATCGGATGGATCATCGCCATCGTGTGCTGCGCCCTGCCTATGTGGAGGGTTTCTGCGTTCGTCGGGGCCAACATCGTGACAGCGCAGACCATCTGGGAGGGCCTGTGGATGAACTGCGTGGTGCAGAGCACAGGCCAGATGCAGTGCAAGGTCTACGACTCCATGCTGGCGCTGGGCTCCGACTTGCAGGCGGCGCGCGCCATGACCATCATCTCCATTATCCTCGGCGTCCTCGGACTGCTCATCTCCATCATGGGCGCCAAGTGCACCAACTGCATTGAGGACGAGGCCTCCAAGGCCAAGACCATGATCGTCTCCGGCATCTTGTTCATCATCGCTGGCATCCTGATGCTCATCCCCGTGTCGTGGTCGGCCGACCGCACCATCAAGGACTTCTACAACCCTCTGGTGCCTGCTAGCACGCTCCGAGAGCTGGGTGCTGCCCTCTACATTGGCTGGGCAGCAGCGGCACTTCTGATTTTTGGCGGTGCAATGCTGTGCTGCACCTGCCCTCCGCGAGAGAGGAGGTACAAGGCCCCGAAAATGGCCTACACCAACCCCAACTCAGCAAGCGTGGGTGGGTACGACAGGAAGGATTATGTCTGA